In Ogataea parapolymorpha DL-1 chromosome I, whole genome shotgun sequence, the following are encoded in one genomic region:
- a CDS encoding 5-oxoprolinase, whose protein sequence is MFDFKINKHDILASDIWEVDERVTVESSSEYKAANLDFYQKFAKIESLTSQPLRIIEPLNVESTIRKLQEAKAKGYESVAFSFLHSYLYPKHEQEAAKIAESLGFKNIVLSSQISALPGFVSRTQSSVADAYVTPVMKDYIRTFTCGFVSGTFDRVKCQIMQSDGGLISFEKINGLRSLLSGPAGGVIGYSKSTFSSETPLIGFDMGGTSTDVSRYDGKLEHVFETVTAGVSIRTPQLDINTVAAGGGSILEWKNGLFTVGPKSASSHPGPACYRKNGPLTVTDANLVTGRLIKEFFPKAFGPNEDEPLDYDSALKKFEELTKEINESTGKSFTVFDVAEGFLKVANVSMSRPIKQLTESKGHKASGHVLCSFGGAGGQHACHIAQSLGITKVCIHKHSSLLSAYGISVADSVVEKQLPCSKVFTEETSSTIFHSLLELQKETENDLDEYGKTLESKLFLNLKYKGSNTALMIEWNGANDVISEFEKQHFKEFGLKSDREVVVESLRVRSTASGIAGKITYPLEEERTTHFINTRAKAIKVQKSYFDSKFVDCPVYVLEDLQRGDLIPGPAFIVNDIQTLVIIPNATAKVLTTSILIDVPRLETQSTKLKVDPIELSVFNHRFMSIAEQMGRSLQRSSISTNIKERLDFTCSVFSASGGLVANAPHVPAMIGSMAYAVKWQIDHWGNNIHPGDVIISNSPIAGGTHLPDITLMTPVFDEDGSRIIFWTASRGHHADIGGILPGSMPPNSTQLWQEGAIFKAVKVIRDGEFDEQTIREYLYDQPSSIPGNHGTRTLGDNICDIKAQIAANAKGTSLIKALMNEYGMDVVHLYMNEIQSASELAIRNLLKDISKRYDTSHLEAEDRMDDGTVIHLAIDIDTESGSAIFDFTGTGSQVNGNWNAPIAVTQSSIIFALRCMVEGDIPLNQGCLAPISINVPQGTLLRPDEEVAVCAGNGLTSQRIVDVIFRAFEYAAACGGDMSNFTIGVDGPDGFGYYETVCNGSGAGPGWHGVDAVQTNMTNTKITDAESYEQRYPVVLRRFGIREGSGGAGNFQGGNGAVREIEATTPLVACILSERRVFAPYGLAGGSQGKRGETVVKRVNGSIINLGGKSSISVAPGDRIIIRTPGGGGYGSGSNAELVPTNDKYQFQPRANGTIEIMRELAETN, encoded by the coding sequence AtgtttgatttcaaaaTCAATAAACATGACATTTTGGCTTCCGATATCTGGGAAGTGGATGAAAGAGTGACTGTTGAAAGCTCTTCCGAGTATAAAGCAGCGAACTTGGATTTCTATCAAAagtttgcaaaaattgaGAGTCTTACAAGCCAGCCTCTGAGGATCATTGAGCCGCTGAATGTTGAATCTACAATTCGGAAGCTTCAGGAAGCTAAAGCGAAAGGCTATGAGTCCGTTgcattttcttttttgcATTCTTATTTGTATCCTAAGCATGAACAGGaagctgcaaaaattgcAGAAAGCCTTGGTTTCAAAAACATCGTGCTGTCTTCTCAGATCTCTGCTTTACCTGGATTTGTTAGCCGGACACAGTCGTCCGTTGCCGACGCATATGTCACTCCGGTAATGAAAGATTATATCAGGACTTTCACGTGTGGTTTTGTTTCTGGTACTTTTGATCGAGTCAAATGTCAGATTATGCAATCTGATGGAGGTCTGAtcagctttgaaaaaatcaatgGATTGCGTTCCCTACTCTCTGGCCCTGCTGGGGGTGTAATTGGCTATAGCAAAAGCACATTCAGCTCTGAAACCCCGTTGATTGGCTTTGACATGGGCGGAACATCCACGGATGTCTCAAGATATGATGGTAAGCTGGAGCATGTTTTCGAGACTGTCACCGCAGGGGTATCAATCAGGACACCTCAATTGGACATCAACACGGTGGCCGCTGGTGGTGGATCAATACTAGAATGGAAAAACGGTTTATTCACTGTAGGGCCAAAATCAGCTTCTTCCCATCCTGGACCTGCCTGCTACAGAAAAAATGGACCACTGACAGTGACAGATGCTAATCTTGTTACGGGGAGACTCATCAAAGAATTCTTTCCCAAAGCTTTCGGTCCCAATGAAGATGAGCCTTTAGACTATGACAGTGCGCTGAAGaaatttgaagagctgACCAAAGAGATCAATGAAAGTACAGGTAAGAGTTTTACCGTATTTGATGTCGCGGAGGGATTTCTAAAGGTTGCAAATGTATCAATGTCAAGACCTATTAAACAACTGACCGAATCAAAGGGACATAAAGCTTCAGGCCACGTTTTATGTTCGTTTGGCGGGGCTGGAGGTCAACATGCTTGCCATATTGCCCAGAGTCTAGGTATTACCAAAGTCTGCATACACAAGCATTCTTCCCTGCTATCTGCCTATGGAATATCGGTGGCCGATAGTGTGGTTGAAAAGCAATTGCCGTGCTCAAAAGTTTTCACGGAAGAGACCAGCTCTACTATATTTCACAGTCTCTTGGAACTCCAAAAAGAAACTGAGAATGATCTTGATGAATATGGTAAGACTCTTGAATCAAAATTGTTTCTGAATTTAAAATATAAGGGTAGCAATACCGCATTAATGATTGAGTGGAATGGCGCAAATGATGTCATTtccgagtttgagaagcaGCACTTTAAAGAGTTTGGTCTCAAATCTGATCGTGAAGTTGTTGTTGAGAGTCTTCGGGTAAGATCCACAGCCAGCGGAATTGCTGGCAAGATTACATATCctttggaggaagaaagGACTACGCATTTCATTAATACACGAGCAAAAGCTATAAAGGTTCAAAAAAGCTACTTTGACTCAAAATTTGTTGATTGTCCTGTCTACGTCTTAGAAGATTTACAGCGCGGTGATTTGATACCTGGGCCAGCTTTCATTGTCAACGACATACAAACTTTGGTTATTATCCCCAATGCAACGGCAAAAGTCCTTACAACTTCTATCCTTATAGATGTACCAAGGCTTGAAACTCAGTCGACCAAACTGAAAGTGGATCCCATCGAGCTGTCTGTTTTTAATCACCGATTCATGAGTATTGCAGAGCAAATGGGAAGATCATTGCAGCGTTCTAGTATCAGCACAAATATCAAAGAGCGTTTGGATTTTACATGttctgtgttttctgcTAGCGGTGGGTTAGTGGCCAATGCCCCCCATGTTCCCGCAATGATAGGTTCCATGGCATATGCTGTCAAATGGCAGATTGATCATTGGGGCAATAATATTCATCCTGGGGACGTTATTATTTCCAATTCCCCAATAGCTGGTGGCACGCACTTACCTGATATTACCTTGATGACACCGGTCTTTGACGAAGACGGGAGTCGTATTATATTCTGGACGGCGTCAAGAGGCCACCACGCCGACATTGGCGGAATTCTCCCTGGATCGATGCCACCTAACTCAACCCAGCTTTGGCAAGAAGGCGCCATTTTCAAGGCAGTCAAGGTGATCAGAGACGGAGAGTTTGACGAACAGACAATACGAGAGTATTTATACGACCAGCCTTCCAGCATACCAGGCAATCATGGAACTAGAACCCTCGGTGACAACATTTGTGACATTAAGGCACAGATAGCCGCAAATGCAAAAGGAACTTCGCTCATTAAAGCTCTCATGAATGAGTATGGGATGGACGTTGTTCATCTTTACATGAACGAAATCCAATCCGCCTCGGAGCTAGCCATCAGAAACTTGCTGAAAGATATTAGTAAGAGGTATGATACATCACACTTAGAAGCAGAAGACAGAATGGACGATGGCACTGTCATCCATCTTGCCATTGATATCGATACTGAAAGTGGGTCTGCTATTTTTGATTTTACCGGAACAGGCTCACAGGTGAATGGTAATTGGAACGCTCCAATAGCTGTCACACAGTCATCAATTATATTTGCTTTACGCTGTATGGTCGAAGGCGATATACCTCTTAATCAAGGGTGTCTTGCTCCTATTAGCATAAATGTTCCTCAAGGAACTCTTTTACGTCCTGACGAAGAGGTTGCAGTATGTGCTGGGAACGGACTGACATCACAGCGTATTGTTGACGTCATTTTCCGGGCATTTGAGTACGCAGCTGCCTGTGGTGGTGACATGTCAAACTTTACTATTGGAGTCGATGGGCCTGACGGGTTTGGCTACTATGAGACAGTGTGCAATGGAAGTGGTGCAGGACCCGGCTGGCACGGAGTCGATGCAGTACAAACAAATATGACAAATACCAAGATCACAGATGCAGAGAGTTATGAGCAGAGATATCCGGTCGTTTTGAGAAGGTTTGGTATCCGTGAAGGTAGTGGAGGAGCAGGCAACTTTCAAGGTGGAAATGGGGCAGTGCGCGAAATCGAAGCCACTACTCCGCTGGTCGCTTGTATTCTTTCTGAACGAAG